The genome window AGCATCAGCAGCATGGCTGATACCTGGAATAAAAAGTAGTAAAGACAGGAGTAATGGCAAGAGTTTCATGTTCTTCCTCAAAGTGAATAGAAAACTCGACCATCCTACTGAGCATTGTGCCAATACCGTTAGAGACATGTCCTCGTATTTCAGCAGGACCTTTTCATCTATGTCTGCGTGATTTGCTCCCCATCGTATATCTGCCTATGGGTTAATCTATTTCAGTCCTTCATAATTTTGCTTTTAATTGTTAATGAACTCGAAATATGGATGGCCTGCAGCGACAGCTCGACCGCACCAGTGACAATGAGCAACCCAAACGTATCAGACATGACATTGTCTGGGTTACAGCACTCTCTTTGGCTACTTACCTTCTGGCCTCATATTTCGATTTGGCTGAGCGCTATATCAACTGGACAGCATTAGGCGAGTTATATCAACTTGATGAGATAATTTTTGTGTTGTTGGTTTTCTGTGCCGGGCTCATCTGGTTCAGTAAACGGCGAATATCTGAATTATCACAAGCATTGAGACATAACTTGGCCATGCAGGCTGAGCTTACGCATAACAATAAAAAAATCCGACAGCTGCTTAACGAAAAACAGTCACTGGTACAACGAATCACGTTGGTTAGAGAGTCTGAACGTGATCACTTAGCCTCTGAACTTCATGACATCTTTGGTCAACATCTTGCTGCAATGGATGCCAACCTGACTGTCGCTCTAAACCAGACAAACAACTCAAATCTTACATCCATTCTCGAGTCCGTGATGGACAGCACCACGGTATTACGCTCTATTACACGCAATAAGCTACGCCACCTCAAGCCACCCAGCCTCGATAGCATTGGTCTTAAAGGTGCTATTCGTGAACTGTTATCAGAATGGAGACAATCCTTTTCTGGCACTGACAACA of Methylophaga marina contains these proteins:
- a CDS encoding sensor histidine kinase, with amino-acid sequence MDGLQRQLDRTSDNEQPKRIRHDIVWVTALSLATYLLASYFDLAERYINWTALGELYQLDEIIFVLLVFCAGLIWFSKRRISELSQALRHNLAMQAELTHNNKKIRQLLNEKQSLVQRITLVRESERDHLASELHDIFGQHLAAMDANLTVALNQTNNSNLTSILESVMDSTTVLRSITRNKLRHLKPPSLDSIGLKGAIRELLSEWRQSFSGTDNISLNVHDDELPKPIALTLYRALQEGLSNISRHANAENVFIYLHQFREPEHMCIQLRLEDDGLGMDTNIENQSGLGLVSIRERCEALSGEFYISTRQPQGTTLTITLPYDPIV